The following proteins are encoded in a genomic region of Micromonospora olivasterospora:
- the ctaD gene encoding cytochrome c oxidase subunit I yields the protein MTTVAPKPVVTRPWPVREPVKGSAIARLLRTTDAKQIGIMYMVTAFAFFMIGGLMALIMRAELARPGMQFLSPEQFNQLFTMHGTIMLLFFATPIVFAFGNYVVPLQIGAPDVSFPRLNAFAYWLYLFGGTMATAGFIAPGGAADFGWFAYVPLSTAEHSPGVGANMWIVGLAISGLGTILGAVNMITTILTLRAPGMTMFRMPIFTWNLLVTSLLAILVFPLLAAALFALAADRLIGAHVYDSATGGPMLWQHLFWFFGHPEVYIIALPFFGIISEIIPVFSRKPIFGYKGLVAATVGIAALSLSVWAHHMFVTGQVLLPFFSFLSYLIAVPTGMKFFNWIGTMWRGQISFETPMLFAVGFLVTFLFGGLTGVLLASPPLDFHISDSYFVVAHFHYVLFGTIVFAVFGGIYFWFPKMFGRMLDERLGKVHFWLTMIGFHTTFLVQHWLGAEGFPRRYADYLPSDGFTFLNTVSTIGAFITGISTLPFIYNCWKSYKTGPVVEVDDPWGHGNSLEWATSSPPPLRNFDRMPRIRSERPAFDAKFPELAAGQSLAGPPEGGAKPLTSESDGGASYQEDTASNADRH from the coding sequence GTGACCACCGTCGCACCCAAGCCGGTCGTGACCCGGCCCTGGCCGGTCCGAGAGCCGGTCAAGGGGTCGGCCATCGCGCGGCTGCTGCGGACCACGGACGCGAAGCAGATCGGGATCATGTACATGGTCACCGCGTTCGCGTTCTTCATGATCGGTGGCCTGATGGCCCTGATCATGCGGGCCGAGCTCGCCCGCCCGGGCATGCAGTTCCTGTCGCCCGAGCAGTTCAACCAGCTGTTCACGATGCACGGCACGATCATGCTGCTGTTCTTCGCGACGCCGATCGTGTTCGCCTTCGGGAACTACGTGGTGCCGCTGCAGATCGGCGCGCCGGACGTGTCGTTCCCCCGGCTCAACGCGTTCGCGTACTGGCTGTACCTGTTCGGCGGCACCATGGCCACCGCCGGCTTCATCGCCCCGGGCGGCGCCGCCGACTTCGGGTGGTTCGCGTACGTGCCGCTGAGCACCGCCGAGCACTCGCCGGGTGTGGGCGCCAACATGTGGATCGTCGGCCTGGCCATCTCCGGCCTCGGCACGATCCTCGGCGCGGTGAACATGATCACCACGATCCTGACCCTGCGCGCCCCCGGCATGACCATGTTCCGAATGCCGATCTTCACCTGGAACCTGCTGGTCACCAGCCTGCTGGCGATCCTGGTCTTCCCGCTGCTGGCCGCCGCGCTGTTCGCGCTCGCCGCGGACCGGCTGATCGGCGCCCACGTGTACGACTCGGCCACCGGCGGCCCGATGCTGTGGCAGCACCTGTTCTGGTTCTTCGGTCACCCCGAGGTCTACATCATCGCGCTGCCCTTCTTCGGCATCATCTCCGAGATCATTCCGGTCTTCTCCCGGAAGCCGATCTTCGGTTACAAGGGCCTCGTGGCCGCGACGGTCGGCATCGCCGCCCTGTCGCTGAGCGTCTGGGCGCACCACATGTTCGTCACCGGCCAGGTGCTGCTGCCGTTCTTCAGCTTCCTCAGCTACCTGATCGCCGTACCGACCGGCATGAAGTTCTTCAACTGGATCGGCACCATGTGGCGGGGCCAGATCAGCTTCGAGACGCCGATGCTGTTCGCCGTCGGCTTCCTGGTGACGTTCCTCTTCGGCGGTCTCACCGGCGTGCTGCTGGCCAGCCCGCCGCTGGACTTCCACATCTCCGACTCGTACTTCGTGGTGGCCCACTTCCACTACGTGCTCTTCGGCACCATCGTGTTCGCCGTTTTCGGCGGCATCTACTTCTGGTTCCCGAAGATGTTCGGCCGGATGCTCGACGAGCGGCTCGGCAAGGTGCACTTCTGGCTGACCATGATCGGCTTCCACACCACGTTCCTGGTGCAGCACTGGCTGGGCGCGGAGGGCTTCCCGCGGCGGTACGCCGACTACCTGCCGTCCGACGGCTTCACCTTCCTGAACACGGTCTCCACCATCGGCGCGTTCATCACCGGTATCTCGACGCTGCCGTTCATCTACAACTGCTGGAAGTCGTACAAGACCGGCCCGGTGGTCGAGGTGGACGACCCGTGGGGCCACGGCAACTCGCTGGAGTGGGCGACCAGTTCGCCGCCTCCGCTGCGCAACTTCGACCGGATGCCGCGGATCCGTTCCGAGCGTCCCGCGTTCGACGCGAAGTTCCCGGAGCTGGCCGCCGGCCAGAGCCTGGCCGGGCCGCCGGAGGGTGGCGCCAAGCCGCTGACCAGCGAGTCCGACGGTGGCGCCAGCTACCAGGAGGACACTGCGAGCAACGCCGACCGGCACTGA
- a CDS encoding MFS transporter — MKPYRQALALPGLRSLLLVSVLARIPLTATGVTITFHVVLDLGRGYGAAGLVGAAMTVGSAIGGPLLGRLVDRRGLRPVLVVTTVAEGVFWSTAPALPYPLLLPAAFVAGLLALPLFSVVRQSVAALAPPEQRRPAYALDSMSVELSFMVGPALAVALCTTVSSRFTLYAVGAGIVAAGIALWLMNPPVREAGETDEPAREPRRVPRREWLTPRLLAVLAISFAATLVLGGTDVAVVAVLRAGGEVGWTGAVLAGWAAASLVGGFAYGAVSRAVPPLALVAALSLCTIPVGLGGGHWWLLGLALVPAGLLCAPSIAATADAVSRLAPAAVRGEAMGLHGSAVTTGVALGAPLAGAVIDATAPLWGFVVTGVVGVLIAAAVLPAELRHRRSSAAEPTLAPEPAGLPG, encoded by the coding sequence ATGAAGCCTTACCGGCAGGCGCTCGCCCTGCCCGGACTCCGGTCACTGCTGCTGGTGTCCGTGCTCGCCCGCATCCCGCTCACCGCGACCGGGGTCACCATCACCTTCCACGTGGTGCTCGACCTCGGCCGCGGGTACGGGGCGGCGGGCCTGGTCGGCGCGGCCATGACCGTGGGCTCCGCGATCGGCGGCCCGCTGCTCGGCCGGCTGGTGGACCGGCGCGGCCTGCGGCCGGTGCTCGTCGTCACCACCGTCGCCGAGGGCGTGTTCTGGTCCACCGCGCCCGCGCTTCCGTACCCGCTGCTGCTGCCCGCCGCGTTCGTCGCTGGACTGCTCGCCCTGCCGCTGTTCTCGGTGGTCCGGCAGTCGGTCGCCGCGCTGGCGCCGCCGGAGCAGCGCCGCCCGGCGTACGCGCTGGACTCGATGTCGGTGGAGTTGTCGTTCATGGTCGGCCCGGCGCTCGCCGTGGCCCTGTGCACGACGGTGTCCTCCCGGTTCACCCTGTACGCGGTCGGCGCCGGCATCGTCGCCGCCGGGATCGCGCTGTGGCTGATGAACCCGCCCGTGCGGGAGGCCGGCGAGACGGACGAGCCGGCCCGGGAGCCGCGCCGGGTGCCCCGCCGGGAGTGGCTCACGCCCCGGCTGCTCGCCGTCCTGGCGATCAGCTTCGCGGCCACCCTCGTGCTCGGGGGCACCGACGTCGCGGTGGTCGCCGTGCTGCGGGCCGGCGGCGAGGTGGGGTGGACGGGCGCGGTCCTCGCCGGATGGGCGGCCGCGTCGCTGGTCGGCGGCTTCGCGTACGGTGCGGTCAGCCGCGCCGTGCCGCCGCTGGCGCTGGTGGCGGCGCTCAGCCTGTGCACCATCCCGGTCGGGCTGGGCGGGGGACACTGGTGGCTGCTCGGCCTGGCCCTGGTCCCGGCCGGGCTGCTCTGCGCGCCGAGCATCGCCGCCACCGCCGACGCGGTCAGCCGGCTCGCCCCCGCAGCGGTGCGCGGCGAGGCGATGGGCCTGCACGGTTCGGCCGTGACGACCGGGGTCGCGCTGGGCGCCCCGCTGGCCGGCGCGGTGATCGACGCCACGGCGCCGCTGTGGGGATTCGTGGTCACCGGCGTGGTCGGCGTGCTGATCGCCGCCGCCGTGCTCCCCGCCGAACTGCGGCACCGCCGCAGTTCGGCGGCCGAGCCCACCCTGGCCCCCGAGCCAGCGGGCCTCCCCGGCTGA
- a CDS encoding isochorismatase family protein — protein MGNALIIVDVQNDFCEGGSLAVAGGAGVAAGISRLLAAEPGRWDHVVATKDYHVDPGAHFGDPPDYVECWPAHCVVGTTGSEFHPELDTSRVEAVFHKGEYAAAYSGFEGHAADGERLADWLRRHGVDTVDVVGIATDHCVRATALDAAREGFATTVLLDLTAAVAPATTDVALRAMEGAGVALRGQPVIRVA, from the coding sequence GTGGGCAACGCGCTGATCATCGTCGACGTGCAGAACGACTTCTGCGAGGGCGGGTCCCTCGCCGTGGCCGGCGGAGCCGGCGTGGCCGCCGGCATCTCCCGGCTGCTCGCCGCCGAGCCCGGCCGGTGGGACCACGTCGTGGCCACCAAGGACTACCACGTCGACCCCGGGGCGCACTTCGGTGACCCGCCGGACTACGTCGAGTGCTGGCCCGCGCACTGCGTGGTCGGCACGACCGGCTCGGAGTTCCACCCGGAGCTGGACACGAGCCGCGTCGAGGCCGTCTTCCACAAGGGCGAGTACGCCGCGGCGTACTCGGGGTTCGAGGGGCACGCCGCCGACGGTGAGCGCCTGGCCGACTGGCTGCGCCGGCACGGCGTCGACACGGTCGACGTCGTCGGCATCGCCACCGACCACTGCGTGCGGGCCACCGCCCTGGACGCGGCCCGGGAGGGGTTCGCCACCACCGTGCTGCTCGACCTGACCGCCGCCGTGGCGCCGGCGACGACCGACGTGGCGCTGCGCGCCATGGAGGGCGCCGGGGTGGCGCTGCGCGGGCAGCCTGTGATCAGGGTCGCCTGA
- a CDS encoding nicotinate phosphoribosyltransferase, producing MSTLRPALLTDHYELTMISAALRDGTADRPCVFEVFSRRLPAGRRYGVVAGTARLVEMIRDFRFSAAEIDFLRRTGVVDERAAEWLAGYRFTGDVDGYAEGELFFPGSPILTVSGGFAECVVLETLVLSVLNHDCAVAAAAARMVTAARGRPLIEMGARRAHEEAAVAAARAAYLAGFRFTSNLAAGERYAIPTAGTAAHAFTLLHDDEKAAFASQVATLGKDTTLLVDTYDISQGIRNAIEVAGPELRAVRIDSGDLAVIAQQSRELLDSLGATETKIIVSGDLDEYAIAALAAEPVDMYGAGTAVVTGSGAPTAGLVYKLVEVAGQPVVKRSEHKATIGGRKVAVRRHKPTGTATEEVVVPQGVPDRQPHDRLLQRSYVVGGEPVELPTLDESREHLRQCLISIPWEGLKLSAGDPAIPVIVVPAA from the coding sequence GTGAGCACCCTTCGTCCCGCGCTGCTGACCGACCACTACGAGCTGACGATGATCAGCGCCGCCCTGCGGGACGGCACTGCCGACCGCCCCTGCGTCTTCGAGGTGTTCAGCCGGCGGCTGCCCGCCGGGCGCCGCTACGGGGTGGTCGCGGGCACGGCCCGGCTGGTCGAGATGATCCGCGACTTCCGGTTCTCCGCCGCCGAGATCGACTTCCTGCGCCGCACCGGCGTGGTCGACGAGCGGGCCGCCGAGTGGCTGGCCGGATACCGCTTCACCGGCGACGTCGACGGGTACGCCGAGGGCGAGCTGTTCTTCCCCGGCTCCCCGATCCTCACCGTCTCCGGCGGGTTCGCCGAGTGCGTGGTGCTGGAGACGCTGGTGCTGTCGGTGCTCAACCACGACTGCGCCGTCGCCGCAGCCGCCGCCCGGATGGTCACCGCGGCCCGCGGGCGGCCGCTGATCGAGATGGGGGCCCGGCGGGCGCACGAGGAGGCGGCGGTGGCCGCGGCCCGCGCCGCGTACCTGGCCGGGTTCCGGTTCACCTCCAACCTGGCCGCCGGGGAGCGCTACGCCATCCCCACCGCCGGCACCGCCGCGCACGCGTTCACGCTGCTGCACGACGACGAGAAGGCGGCGTTCGCCTCGCAGGTCGCCACGCTGGGCAAGGACACGACGCTGCTGGTCGACACGTACGACATCAGCCAGGGCATCCGCAACGCGATCGAGGTGGCCGGGCCCGAGCTGCGGGCCGTCCGGATCGACTCCGGCGACCTGGCGGTCATCGCCCAGCAGTCCCGCGAGCTGCTCGACTCCCTCGGCGCCACCGAGACGAAGATCATCGTCTCGGGCGACCTCGACGAGTACGCCATCGCCGCGCTCGCCGCCGAGCCCGTCGACATGTACGGGGCGGGCACCGCGGTCGTCACCGGCTCCGGCGCGCCCACCGCCGGCCTGGTCTACAAGCTGGTCGAGGTGGCGGGCCAGCCGGTGGTGAAACGCTCCGAGCACAAGGCCACCATCGGCGGGCGCAAGGTCGCCGTCCGCCGGCACAAGCCGACCGGCACCGCCACCGAGGAGGTCGTCGTCCCGCAGGGCGTGCCGGACCGGCAGCCCCACGACCGGCTGCTCCAGCGGTCGTACGTGGTCGGGGGCGAGCCGGTCGAGCTGCCCACGCTGGACGAGTCGCGGGAGCACCTGCGGCAGTGCCTCATCTCCATCCCCTGGGAGGGCCTGAAGCTCTCCGCCGGTGACCCGGCCATCCCGGTCATCGTCGTCCCCGCTGCCTGA
- a CDS encoding LuxR C-terminal-related transcriptional regulator, whose translation MSRWEFVGRRDELDRLLAAATGVEGRGLIYSGSAGVGKSRLLRECLAALPTDRYAVWSVAASATTAALPFGGLIQVLPTEQPQGLSPAGMLRWAVDQLQQQAAGRRIVLAVDDSHLLDPPSAALVHLIARADNATVIGTLRDGEQLPLPIRALWTNGLVDQVELSPLGLSDTTGLLAAILRGPVDGRSAERLWRLSGGNPLLLRELVMAAPNDELSRAYGVWRWTGGLELAPSLSDLIDTRIGQLTPGVRAVLELVAFGEPLGLHLLYQAVEPTDVETAEERGLIAVEHNDRRVDVRLGHPLYGEVMRRRCPVSRTRRLQARLAELLEAVGKRRRGDLLRVAVWRLDSGTAQDPALLLDAAAHAFARYDVPLGTRLARAALDADGGFDAAELLATILMFADRPDEALAMLDAVAGDASGPGRRARWLTVRGMVSYWGLSQESTVDEIAARGAELTDASERARVNAFEAIMRLHRLDTTHAVRLARAVLDRPAAGVAARELARCTLAHLQAAQGQLSRSAAAIRQVQAEAARWRGDMPYLQLALELARGTRLTLGGDLAGIDAIVADEFADLAGEGDFRLGTGYLAILQAYAARLRGQSGAALKTSLGACAVLATSRVYAGLAQAERAQAAALRGDAAHAAEAMAEADRTHAPGMAVLYPWLEQARGAVLAAGDLPAAAKHLAALADRLREDGLAGHEVLVLHDLVRLDQAAAPVGPTCVDGGRRTVAQRLTELSERVDGPLPPLLARYARATGTDAADDLLAVADDFAALDLRLFAAEATAAALHRLRRDRSSSATAAHERLGELLGRCDQVVTPALRLGQPSLTEREWEIARLAAQGVTSRAIAERLFLSSRTVENHLQRVYSKLGVAGRAELRSALRSLPGQDGEPTG comes from the coding sequence ATGAGTCGGTGGGAGTTCGTCGGCCGCAGGGATGAGCTCGACCGTCTGCTGGCGGCGGCGACCGGGGTCGAGGGGCGGGGCCTCATCTACAGCGGCTCGGCCGGCGTGGGCAAGAGCCGGCTGCTGCGCGAGTGCCTGGCCGCCCTGCCCACCGACCGGTACGCCGTGTGGTCCGTGGCCGCCAGCGCCACCACGGCGGCCCTGCCCTTCGGCGGCCTCATCCAGGTCCTCCCCACCGAGCAGCCGCAGGGGCTGTCCCCGGCGGGGATGCTGCGCTGGGCGGTGGACCAGCTGCAGCAACAGGCGGCCGGGCGGCGGATCGTGCTGGCGGTCGACGACTCGCACCTGCTGGACCCGCCGTCGGCGGCGCTGGTCCACCTGATCGCCCGGGCCGACAACGCCACGGTGATCGGGACGCTCCGCGACGGCGAGCAGCTGCCGCTGCCGATCCGGGCCCTGTGGACCAACGGTCTGGTGGACCAGGTGGAGCTGAGCCCGCTGGGTCTCTCCGACACCACCGGGCTGCTCGCGGCCATCCTGAGAGGGCCGGTCGACGGCCGGTCCGCCGAGCGGCTGTGGCGGCTCTCCGGCGGCAATCCCCTGCTGCTGCGCGAGCTGGTGATGGCGGCCCCGAACGACGAGCTGAGCCGCGCGTACGGGGTGTGGCGCTGGACCGGCGGCCTGGAGCTGGCCCCGAGCCTGTCCGACCTGATCGACACCCGGATCGGCCAGCTCACCCCGGGCGTGCGGGCGGTGCTGGAGCTGGTCGCCTTCGGCGAGCCGCTGGGCCTGCACCTGCTTTACCAGGCGGTGGAGCCGACCGACGTGGAGACCGCCGAGGAGCGCGGGCTGATCGCGGTGGAGCACAACGACCGCCGGGTCGACGTGCGGCTCGGCCACCCGCTCTACGGCGAGGTGATGCGCCGCCGCTGCCCGGTCAGCCGCACCCGCCGGTTGCAGGCCCGGCTCGCCGAGCTGCTGGAGGCGGTGGGCAAGCGCCGCCGCGGCGACCTGCTGCGGGTGGCGGTGTGGCGGCTCGACTCCGGCACCGCGCAGGACCCGGCGCTGCTGCTCGACGCCGCCGCGCACGCGTTCGCCCGGTACGACGTACCGCTGGGGACCCGGCTGGCCCGCGCGGCGCTGGACGCCGACGGCGGTTTCGACGCGGCGGAGCTGCTGGCCACCATCCTGATGTTCGCCGACCGGCCGGACGAGGCCCTGGCGATGCTGGACGCCGTGGCCGGGGACGCCTCCGGGCCGGGGCGGCGCGCCCGGTGGCTCACGGTCCGGGGCATGGTCAGCTACTGGGGGCTCAGCCAGGAGTCCACCGTGGACGAGATCGCGGCCCGGGGCGCGGAGCTGACCGACGCGAGCGAGCGGGCCCGCGTCAACGCCTTCGAGGCGATCATGCGGCTGCACCGGCTGGACACGACCCACGCGGTGCGGCTGGCCCGGGCGGTGCTGGACCGGCCGGCCGCCGGGGTGGCCGCCCGCGAGCTGGCCCGGTGCACGCTCGCCCACCTCCAGGCCGCGCAGGGGCAGCTGAGCCGCAGCGCCGCCGCGATCCGGCAGGTGCAGGCCGAGGCCGCCCGCTGGCGCGGGGACATGCCCTATCTGCAGTTGGCGCTGGAGCTGGCCCGGGGCACCCGGCTCACGCTCGGCGGCGACCTGGCCGGCATCGACGCGATCGTGGCCGACGAGTTCGCCGACCTCGCGGGCGAGGGTGACTTCCGGCTCGGCACCGGCTACCTGGCCATCCTCCAGGCGTACGCGGCGCGGCTGCGCGGCCAGAGCGGCGCGGCGCTCAAGACCAGCCTCGGCGCGTGCGCGGTGCTGGCCACCAGCCGGGTGTACGCGGGCCTGGCCCAGGCCGAACGGGCCCAGGCGGCGGCGCTGCGCGGTGACGCCGCGCACGCCGCGGAGGCGATGGCCGAGGCGGACCGGACACACGCGCCGGGGATGGCGGTGCTCTACCCCTGGCTGGAGCAGGCCCGCGGCGCCGTGCTCGCCGCCGGGGACCTGCCGGCCGCCGCCAAGCACCTCGCCGCCCTGGCCGACCGGCTCCGCGAGGACGGGCTCGCCGGTCACGAGGTGCTCGTCCTGCACGACCTGGTCCGACTGGACCAGGCCGCCGCCCCCGTCGGCCCCACCTGCGTCGACGGCGGCCGTCGGACGGTCGCCCAGCGGCTGACCGAGCTGTCCGAGCGGGTCGACGGCCCGCTGCCCCCGCTGCTGGCCCGGTACGCCCGGGCCACCGGCACCGACGCGGCCGACGACCTGCTCGCCGTGGCCGACGACTTCGCCGCGCTGGACCTGCGGTTGTTCGCCGCCGAGGCGACCGCGGCGGCGTTGCACCGGCTGCGCCGAGACCGGTCCAGCTCGGCCACGGCCGCGCACGAGCGCCTCGGCGAACTGCTCGGCCGGTGCGACCAGGTCGTCACCCCCGCGCTGCGGCTGGGCCAGCCCTCCCTGACCGAGCGGGAGTGGGAGATCGCCCGCCTCGCCGCCCAGGGGGTGACCAGCCGGGCCATCGCCGAGCGACTCTTCCTGTCCAGCCGGACGGTGGAGAACCACCTGCAACGCGTCTACAGCAAGTTGGGGGTGGCCGGGCGGGCCGAGCTGCGCTCCGCGCTGCGGTCGTTGCCGGGCCAGGACGGCGAGCCGACGGGCTGA
- the clpS gene encoding ATP-dependent Clp protease adapter ClpS: MAAPQVAPVETPDTEEVPVSDRPWVTIVWDDPVNLMSYVTWVFQKLFGYSRERAEKLMLDVHHKGRAVVSGGARERMEHDAAQLHAYGLWATVERS; this comes from the coding sequence ATGGCGGCTCCGCAGGTTGCGCCGGTCGAGACGCCGGACACCGAAGAGGTGCCGGTCTCCGACCGGCCGTGGGTGACGATCGTGTGGGACGACCCGGTCAACCTGATGTCGTACGTGACCTGGGTCTTCCAGAAGCTCTTCGGTTACAGCCGGGAGAGGGCGGAGAAGCTGATGCTGGACGTGCACCACAAGGGGCGGGCGGTGGTCTCCGGCGGCGCCCGGGAACGGATGGAGCACGATGCGGCGCAGCTGCACGCGTACGGACTGTGGGCCACGGTGGAGCGGTCGTGA
- a CDS encoding DUF2017 domain-containing protein: protein MFHRHGDRYVVALAVDEVRVLRKVASEVVGLLTDGFDHSDPVVGRLFPEAYPDDAPDTAEFRRYTEGDLKTGKIDQAGAVLAALPESSGEVALDAEAAEAWLRALNDARLAMGVRLEIKDGTDLGAELDAAVAADPSSSRVFQLSVYAYLGYLQESLLNAMVD from the coding sequence ATGTTCCACCGCCACGGCGACCGGTACGTGGTCGCCCTCGCCGTGGACGAGGTCCGCGTGCTGCGCAAGGTGGCCTCCGAGGTCGTGGGCCTGCTCACCGACGGCTTCGACCACTCCGACCCGGTGGTCGGCCGGCTCTTCCCGGAGGCGTACCCCGACGACGCGCCCGACACCGCGGAGTTCCGCCGCTACACCGAGGGCGACCTGAAGACGGGCAAGATCGACCAGGCGGGCGCGGTCCTCGCCGCGCTGCCCGAGTCCAGCGGCGAGGTGGCGCTCGACGCCGAGGCGGCCGAGGCCTGGCTGCGGGCGCTCAACGACGCGCGGCTGGCGATGGGCGTCCGGCTGGAGATCAAGGACGGCACGGACCTGGGCGCGGAGCTGGACGCGGCGGTGGCCGCGGATCCGTCGTCGAGCCGGGTGTTCCAGCTATCGGTATACGCCTATCTCGGGTACCTCCAGGAGTCCCTACTCAACGCCATGGTCGACTGA
- a CDS encoding Mov34/MPN/PAD-1 family protein, translating to MLSIDRSIVDVIVAHARRDHPDEACGVVAGPAGSDTPTRHIPMENAARSMTFYEFDSMEHLRVWREMDDRDEEPVVIYHSHTATEAYPSRTDISFAGEPNAHYLLVSTREPDTEEIRSYRIVDGVVTEEPVRIVDANVDPHAVQSYMFGQSPATVDYECSDR from the coding sequence GTGCTGAGCATCGACCGGTCGATTGTTGACGTGATCGTCGCCCACGCGCGTCGCGACCACCCGGATGAGGCGTGCGGCGTGGTCGCCGGCCCCGCCGGCAGCGACACCCCGACCCGGCACATCCCGATGGAGAACGCCGCCCGCTCCATGACCTTCTACGAGTTCGACTCGATGGAGCACCTGCGGGTGTGGCGGGAGATGGACGACCGCGACGAGGAGCCGGTCGTCATCTACCACTCGCACACCGCGACCGAGGCGTACCCCTCCCGCACGGACATCTCCTTCGCCGGCGAGCCCAACGCGCACTACCTGCTCGTCTCCACCCGGGAGCCCGACACCGAGGAGATCCGTTCCTACCGGATCGTCGACGGTGTGGTGACCGAGGAGCCGGTCCGGATCGTGGACGCCAACGTGGACCCGCACGCCGTCCAGTCCTACATGTTCGGGCAGAGCCCGGCGACGGTCGACTACGAGTGTTCCGACCGCTGA
- a CDS encoding MoaD family protein, producing the protein MAIEVRIPTILRSYTGGAKVVEGTGDSLGDLLTDLDSRHSGLRARLVTDAGTLHRFVNVYVNDEDVRFLGALDAKLNDGDSVTILPAVAGGAR; encoded by the coding sequence ATGGCCATCGAGGTTCGCATCCCCACCATCCTGCGCAGCTACACCGGCGGCGCGAAGGTCGTCGAGGGCACCGGCGACAGCCTGGGTGACCTGCTCACCGACCTGGACTCCCGGCACAGCGGCCTGCGCGCCCGGCTGGTCACCGACGCCGGCACGCTGCACCGGTTCGTCAACGTCTACGTCAACGACGAGGACGTCCGTTTCCTCGGTGCGCTGGACGCCAAGCTCAACGACGGCGACAGCGTGACCATCCTGCCGGCCGTGGCCGGCGGCGCCCGCTAG
- a CDS encoding PLP-dependent cysteine synthase family protein: protein MARYDSLLDACGGTPLVGLPRLSPTVPEGAPSVRLWAKLEDRNPTGSIKDRAAMFMVRRAEEEGRLRPGDTILEPTSGNTGISLAMVAKLRGYRLVCVMPENVSAERVQLLRMYGAEIIFSPAAGGSNQAVATAKQISAEHPDWVMLYQYGNEANARAHYETTGPELLRDLPTITHFVAGLGTTGTLMGTGRYLREKVEDIQVVAAEPRYGELVYGLRNIDEGYVPELYDATVLSRRFSVGTRDAVLRTRQLVEVEGIFAGFSTGAILHAALAVAHEAVRDGRAADVAFVVADGGWKYLSTGAYGGTLADAEEALEGQLWA from the coding sequence ATGGCGCGGTACGACAGCCTGCTGGACGCCTGCGGGGGCACGCCCCTGGTCGGGCTGCCCCGGCTCTCCCCGACCGTGCCCGAGGGGGCGCCGTCGGTGCGACTGTGGGCGAAGCTGGAGGACCGGAACCCCACGGGCAGCATCAAGGACCGCGCGGCCATGTTCATGGTCCGCCGGGCCGAGGAGGAGGGCCGGCTGCGCCCGGGTGACACCATCCTGGAGCCGACCAGCGGCAACACGGGCATCTCGCTGGCGATGGTGGCCAAGCTGCGCGGCTACCGGCTGGTCTGCGTGATGCCGGAGAACGTCTCCGCCGAGCGGGTCCAGCTGCTCCGGATGTACGGCGCGGAGATCATCTTCTCGCCGGCCGCGGGCGGGTCGAACCAGGCCGTCGCCACCGCGAAGCAGATCTCGGCCGAGCACCCCGACTGGGTGATGCTCTACCAGTACGGCAACGAGGCCAACGCCCGGGCGCACTACGAGACGACCGGTCCGGAGCTGCTGCGCGACCTGCCCACCATCACGCACTTCGTGGCCGGGCTGGGCACCACCGGCACCCTCATGGGCACCGGGCGCTACCTGCGCGAGAAGGTCGAGGACATCCAGGTCGTGGCCGCCGAGCCCCGCTACGGTGAGCTGGTCTACGGGCTGCGCAACATCGACGAGGGGTACGTCCCGGAGCTCTACGACGCCACCGTGCTGTCGCGGCGGTTCTCCGTCGGCACCCGCGACGCGGTGCTGCGTACCCGTCAACTGGTGGAGGTCGAGGGCATCTTCGCCGGCTTCTCCACCGGGGCGATCCTGCACGCCGCCCTGGCGGTCGCGCACGAGGCCGTCCGGGACGGCCGCGCGGCCGACGTCGCGTTCGTGGTGGCCGACGGCGGGTGGAAGTACCTCTCCACCGGCGCGTACGGCGGCACGCTCGCCGACGCGGAGGAGGCCCTCGAGGGCCAGCTCTGGGCCTGA